Within the Pseudomonadota bacterium genome, the region TCCGGTTTTTTAGGAACTCCTGGCCGCTGCCCGTAAACGAGATCGAATGTGGAATCCGCAAAATATTTCGCCACGCAGAGCCGGGTGAAATCATCCGGCTTGTTTGAGAGTACCGCAAGTTTTATTCCCTTTGCGGCAAGGCCCGCAAGCATTTCCATGATTCCGGAATAGGGTTTTGTCAGATTATCCCAGTTTCGTCGGTAGACCTTGATAAATTCCTCAAGGCATGTCTTTATTGATTCTTCAGACCGGCTCGCCTCAGGCAGCGCCCGGGAAATCAGGGTAAGCGCTCCATCGCCGACAAAATATCTGTAAGCGTCAAGATGGTGGATTGGATAGCCCAGGTTTTCAAGGGCATTATTTGTTGAGTTTCCAAGGTCAGCCAGGGTGTCGAGCAGGGTGCCGTCCAGGTCAAATAGCGCAGCTTTAAAGGATTTCATTGATAACCTTTTTTGAAATGCGGATGCTGATTAAAAAAAAGAATATAGGGCACTTATTATGGGAGGGCAATAAAAAAGGCAGCGTCTCGGAAAGACACTGCCTGTGAAATGAAATGTTTAGATCCGGGAGGTTATTTTTTCTTTTTTCGTGCAATGCCTGCAAGCCCGACAAGACCGGTGCCGAAAAGAAGCATGGAGGAAGGTTCCGGGACTGTAACCGGAACAGGACCTGCAATTGCCGCTGTAGCTGTTAAAAGAAGCAGAAAGGTGCTTACAAATATTAAGCCATTTTTACGCATTGGGTTTTCTCCTGAAATGAAATGTGTTTTAAAGAAACACTAATATTTTTTTGAACGTGCATTATCATTAAGCATCTTTTGTGCCAAGATAGCTATTAAATGGAAAATCCTTGTTATTGCAAGCGGTTACCTTGGTTCAACAGGGAGGCGTTCCGGGATGGCGGAAAGCCCTGGTTCGTATTACCGGAATTGTTGATCGGTTTTTCCGGAATTTAACGATGTTTTTTGTTTTCAACAAAAGAGGTGGCAGTGGGGGAGAAAAAAATGGGGAACCAGCAGGAACCTGATTCCCCTATGTGATGGCGTCCCCAACCGGATTTGAACCGGTGTTGCCGGCGTGAAAGGCCGGTGTCCTGGACCTGACTAGACGATGGGGACATAGTCTTTATTTATATGGTGGGTCGTGCGCGACTTGAACGCGCGACTCTCTGCTTAAAAGGCAGATACTCTACCAACTGAGTTAACGACCCCCAAGTAGAATGGCGTTATTTACAATAGTCGGCCACCCATGTCAAGCATTTGATTGCCCTTTACGGGAAAAAAGGCGGGGAGGCCACCAATATAGGGCAAACTGAGGCCTTTGGGATGAAATTAAAGTCTCTGCCGGTCCGAACAAAATGAGCGGCGTGCAGTGCTGCTTTTTAATTTTTGATGAAATCGCAGAAGACTGATTTCATCGAGTTATTCCATTGTGCAATGTTGCTTCTTTGTGGTGGACCTTTTGCTGCAGTGATTTTATAAGAGACCATAGTGATATGATGAAATCGCAGAAGACTGATTTCATCGAGTTATTCCATTGTGCAATGTTGCTTCTTTGTGGTGGACCCTTTTGCTACAGCGATCATATAAGAGACCATAGTGATATGATGAAATCGCAGAAGACTGATTTCATCGAGTTATTCCATTGTGCAATGTTGCTTCTTTGTGGTGGACCTTTTGCTGCAGTGATTTTATAAGAGACCATAGTGATATGATGAAATCGGCAAAAGATTGATTTCATCGAGTTACTGCGTTGTCGCATGTTGATTTTATGAGGTGGACCTTTGGCTACAGTGACTTTTTACGAGCCCATCAATTTTCCTTGTGGTATATGGTTTATTCTTATTAATGAATCCGCCGGTGGTTTTGTGCGGCAAGTTTAAAGGGTATTAGAAAAATGGGCATGTTATCCTCTTCGGCAACATTTGTACGATACAGCGTTGAAGGTGATCTCCCGGGGAATTTCTGGGATTTTATCGCCGAGCGCATCAAGGAATACTCTTTTCGGGATATTGACGATTCCTATGACGAGCAGTCGGTGG harbors:
- a CDS encoding PEP-CTERM sorting domain-containing protein, which encodes MRKNGLIFVSTFLLLLTATAAIAGPVPVTVPEPSSMLLFGTGLVGLAGIARKKKK
- a CDS encoding HAD family hydrolase; protein product: MKSFKAALFDLDGTLLDTLADLGNSTNNALENLGYPIHHLDAYRYFVGDGALTLISRALPEASRSEESIKTCLEEFIKVYRRNWDNLTKPYSGIMEMLAGLAAKGIKLAVLSNKPDDFTRLCVAKYFADSTFDLVYGQRPGVPKKPDPAGALAIAETLGIDPGEFLYLGDTGIDMKTANAAGMMAVGALWGFRPRAELEGNGAKKLVGTPEEFLHLLS